A window from Schistosoma haematobium chromosome 1, whole genome shotgun sequence encodes these proteins:
- a CDS encoding hypothetical protein (EggNog:ENOG4112Q80~COG:O,T): MEHRPPTSILQPTLSWAFLPSSIQFLFISLMSISISRSNVFFGLPLLLWPSGFHVRACLVAQLGAFLNVYPIHFQRFFFLISSSAGIWFVLSHSRLLIIVSGQRIRSILRRQLLINTCIFWMMAFVVLQVSAPYSRTVLTFVLKMLTFVLVDSCFEFQMFLSCKYAARASPIRVFTSASDAPCSSMMLPKYVKVFTSSKSSPSIVIGLVHSVLYRRILLFPLCILRPTAAETAATLVVFYFTCCCVCDRRARSSAKSRSSSCILAVQFLYAYRLFIHKQLSFDNIILFQLTELLNIYSFTV, translated from the coding sequence atggagcataggccgccgaccagcattctccaacccactctgtcctgggccttccttccCAGTTcaatccaattcttgttcatttctctcatgtctatttccatttcccggagtaatgtgttctttggtcttcctcttcttctttggccttcaggattccatgtaagggcttgtcttgtggcgcagttgggtgcttttctcaatgtgtatcctatccacttccagcgcttcttcttcctgatttcttcctctgctgggatctggtttgttctttcccacagtaggttgttgataatagtgtctggccaacggatccgaagtattttgcgcagacaactgttaataaacacctgtattttctggatgatggctttcgtagttctccaagtttctgccccatacagtagaactgtcttgacatttgtattgaaaatgctgacctttgtgttggttgacagttgctttgagttccagatgttcctcagttgtaaatatgctgctcgtGCTTCGCCGATCCGcgtcttcacatctgcatcagatgcaccctgttcatcaatgatgctgcccaaatatgtaaaggtttttacatcttccaaatcgtctccatcaattgtgattggattggtgcattctgtgttgtatcggagaatcttgcttttccctttgtgtatattgagacctactgctgctgagactgctgctacactggtcgtcttttacttcacttgttgttgtgtgtgcgatagaagggccagatcatctgcgaagtctagatcgtctagctgcatcctagctgtccaatTTTTATATGCCTATAGGCTATTTATTCATAAACAGTTATCATTCGACAACATAATTTTGTTTCAGTTGACTGaattactaaatatttattcatttaccgTTTAA